The Thermococcus bergensis sequence GTTGTTAGTGTACAGATTTGTGTTACTCTGATTAGTGGTTAATAAAATATGAATAGAAAAAGTATATCAACCATAAATGCGACCCTTTTACGGTGGTTTGGGATGGATAGTAGCGATCATTGGAAGTTTAGTACTAATAGATTAAAGATTGCAACTGTGGCAAAGCCGCCGTGGAGCTATAAATCTCATAATGGAAAACTGGAGAGGATTATTTTAAGTCTAGGCAGTGGAAAAGGAAAATTTTCGGAGATTTATGGTATTCCCCGTTCTCTCGGCTGCATAGGGAACAACAGGTTTATCTTGAGAGACGAGAAAATAGGGATAGAAGAAATTGAAAGGGTGGTTAAAGAGTTTACAAGACTGGGCGGTCGGGAGATATACTTGGTGAACTATGACGAAGTTGAAGAGTTAATTGAAATTTCAAGGCATATCTCGGCAAGCTTTCCTGGAGATGTTTTTGCTACGATTAGAATTGAAGACATCAATGCCCTTGATCCGGTGGAAGGCTTAAAGGTGATAGTGGAGATGGAGTATTCGGAAGATGCTCTCTCGGAACTGGAACATCTAAAATGGGCTCATGGAG is a genomic window containing:
- a CDS encoding SPASM domain-containing protein; this encodes MDSSDHWKFSTNRLKIATVAKPPWSYKSHNGKLERIILSLGSGKGKFSEIYGIPRSLGCIGNNRFILRDEKIGIEEIERVVKEFTRLGGREIYLVNYDEVEELIEISRHISASFPGDVFATIRIEDINALDPVEGLKVIVEMEYSEDALSELEHLKWAHGALIMARYKEYTELLQQKVEFPGEVYVDILFPGSLKNVEFNLFEVKKLLPSSPNKYHSCLAGTIAIAADGYITPCPLLRNFVVGNIRKDKLWYLPRRKVLNQFWTLTKDNITLCRSCPFKYTCHDCRALEYQASGDIHGIEYCEFLGIKVNQNPE